The genomic interval TGATTATTGCATTGAATGCTGGCTTGAAAGATTTATCAGAATTACGACCTTTCTTGGAGAATTAAAAAAAATTACTGACAAAAAAGAATCATCAGCTGACTGATGATTCTTTCTTTTACTGATTTAAAGCTCATTAATCAATCGCTACTGACAGAATTATCAGCTGACTGACAATTCCTTTATTTACCGATTTAAAGCTCATTAGACAATCGCTTTAAACTGTCGGTATTTTTTGTTTTTGACTGAGAAATTATTTTCGTCAGTAAATTTATTTTAAATTATCTTGCAATTCTTGCCAAATTTGTTGATTTTCTTCTAAAGAATAAGAATTAGCTCCGGAAGCTAGTGCATGGCCTCCGCCATCATGTCTTTTAGCAATTTCATTAATTGGCTTTACTTTTGAACGCATTCTTACTCGGAAATGTCCATCGGCTTGTTCCACAAATATTGCCCAAGATTCAATTCCTCGAATATTTCCCGGTGTAGAAACAATACTTGAAGTTTCTGCGTCACGTAAATCAAATTTTTTCAAAATTTCTTGAGTTAATAAAACACGTGCAGCTCCTTTTTCTGAAACTTCCATATTTTCATAAACAAATCCTTGTAAGCGAGCAACTTTCATATCAAATGACGACATTTCTCGTCCTAAAGCTGGACGGTCAAATGGAAATTCTGCTAATTTTGAAGCTACTTTTAAGGTATTCGGCGAAGTGGCTGGATACAAGAAACGTCCAGTATCTCCAATAATTCCCGCATAAAGGAGGCGGGCGGCTTCTGCATTCAATTTAAGACCTGTTTCAAAGGCAAAATCGGCAACAATTTCTGATGCTGAGCTACGTTCAGGCTCCACTAGCAACAAATCTCCATAAGCATCATCATTTGGATGGTGGTCAATTTTAATTAGAAAATCAGCATTTTTGTAGCGGTCATCGTCAATTCGTGGTGTGTTTGCTGTGTCACAAACAATAGAAAGATATTTTTCATCTTCTCTAAGTTCGACCAAATCCATTTCAGCTAAATAGGTTAAGGTTGGTTCGTCATAACCAACTGCATAAATTCTTTTTTCGGGGAAATTTTCTCTCAAAATTGCTCGAAGTCCTGCTTGAGAACCAATGGCGTCTGGGTCTGGATTTTTATGTCTGTGAATGAGAATAAGCTCATAGGCTTTTATTTTTTCTAAAATTTCGTTCATTTTTTCCTCTTCTATTTTTTATGTTAATTGTACATTGACTAGAACTTTAGCTACGATGTTATTGACATGATAAATTTCACAATCAACCATTGCACCAATTCGTGTTTCTCCAATCACCTTTGGATAAATCTCTAGCACATTGTCAATAGCGGCAGCTCCCATCATATGCATATTTAATGCTTCAATGATGATATTCCGTCGTCTTTTTTTGGCAAAAACACGTTGAACAACTTGCGTAATAAGTTCTGCAAAAACACCATTAGCGATTGTTCCCACGCTATTTATCATAAATGGTTCGACCGTCACGGTGTAGGCTGAGCCTTTTTCTACCAAAGAATTAGCAATATTATCACTGAAAGTGTGAGCCACCTGACTTTCTTCCTGTGCTTTTTGTAAGCTTTGGAGAAGGTCTGATTTGGTAATAATTCCTGCGTAAGTATA from Lactococcus lactis carries:
- a CDS encoding DHH family phosphoesterase, with protein sequence MNEILEKIKAYELILIHRHKNPDPDAIGSQAGLRAILRENFPEKRIYAVGYDEPTLTYLAEMDLVELREDEKYLSIVCDTANTPRIDDDRYKNADFLIKIDHHPNDDAYGDLLLVEPERSSASEIVADFAFETGLKLNAEAARLLYAGIIGDTGRFLYPATSPNTLKVASKLAEFPFDRPALGREMSSFDMKVARLQGFVYENMEVSEKGAARVLLTQEILKKFDLRDAETSSIVSTPGNIRGIESWAIFVEQADGHFRVRMRSKVKPINEIAKRHDGGGHALASGANSYSLEENQQIWQELQDNLK